A region of Microcoleus sp. bin38.metabat.b11b12b14.051 DNA encodes the following proteins:
- the rseP gene encoding RIP metalloprotease RseP, which yields MSVLAAIAVLGILIVVHELGHFLAARLQHIHVNRFSIGFGPILWKYQGPETEYALRAFPLGGFVGFPDDDPDSTIPPNDPNLLRNRPVIDRAIVISAGVIANLIFAYFLLVVQLTTVGAASMNYLPGVKVPEVAAEVSSAAFQAGIRSGDIVLSVDGKELGANRESIKSLVSAIQDHPNQPLALEIQREEQKFVVTVTPELSADGKGKIGVQLTSNGTVVRQRVGIVEAFSQAATEFERIVVLTFQGFAQLASNFSQTAEKLSGPVAIVAIGAGIARSDAANLFQFAVLISINLAVINILPLPALDGGQLAFLLIEGVRGKPLPNRIQENVMQTGLVLLLGLGIFLIVRDTANLAGFDLMRTLRQQ from the coding sequence ATGTCAGTTTTGGCAGCGATCGCAGTTTTAGGTATCTTGATTGTCGTTCACGAACTCGGCCACTTCCTGGCGGCGAGACTTCAACACATTCACGTCAACCGCTTCTCCATCGGTTTCGGGCCCATCCTGTGGAAGTACCAAGGCCCGGAAACTGAATACGCCCTCCGCGCCTTTCCCCTAGGAGGTTTTGTCGGCTTCCCGGATGACGATCCCGACAGCACTATTCCCCCGAATGACCCGAATTTGCTCCGCAACCGCCCTGTGATCGATCGCGCGATCGTGATTAGTGCAGGGGTAATTGCCAACTTAATTTTTGCTTACTTCCTGCTGGTGGTGCAATTGACCACCGTTGGCGCTGCATCCATGAACTACCTACCGGGAGTTAAAGTCCCGGAAGTCGCTGCGGAAGTTAGTTCGGCGGCCTTCCAAGCGGGAATTCGATCGGGCGACATTGTTCTGTCCGTTGATGGCAAGGAATTAGGTGCGAACCGCGAATCAATCAAATCTTTAGTCTCAGCCATCCAAGATCATCCCAATCAACCCTTGGCGTTAGAAATTCAACGCGAAGAACAAAAATTTGTGGTGACAGTAACTCCCGAATTGTCTGCCGACGGTAAAGGTAAAATTGGCGTGCAGCTAACTTCTAACGGTACTGTGGTGCGGCAGCGCGTCGGAATTGTAGAGGCATTTAGCCAAGCCGCGACAGAGTTTGAACGGATTGTAGTGCTCACGTTTCAAGGTTTTGCCCAGTTAGCTAGCAATTTCAGTCAGACTGCCGAAAAGTTGTCCGGGCCGGTCGCTATTGTGGCTATTGGTGCAGGGATTGCGCGATCGGATGCTGCGAATTTGTTTCAGTTTGCAGTGTTAATTAGCATCAATTTGGCTGTGATTAATATCTTGCCTTTGCCTGCTTTGGATGGCGGTCAGCTAGCTTTTCTGTTAATAGAAGGAGTGCGGGGAAAGCCTCTACCGAACCGCATTCAAGAAAATGTGATGCAGACTGGTTTGGTGCTGTTGTTAGGCCTGGGAATTTTCTTGATTGTTCGCGATACTGCTAATTTGGCTGGCTTTGATTTGATGCGAACTCTCCGACAGCAGTAG
- a CDS encoding Uma2 family endonuclease: MVTQLQSPEKATIIYPDDNGEPMSDNTEQFRLIVWIKENLELLFASIADVFVAGNLLWYPVEGNNKIAQAPDVMVAFGRPKGYRGSYQQWNEENIVPQVVFEIWSRGNRLTPMLQKLRFYEQYGIEEYYLYDPATVDLTIWQRREDRLEAVEEVNGWVSPRMGVRFQVSETELQIFKPDGTPFVSFVELAQLREQAELRAEQERQRAEQERQRAEQERQRAEQERQRAEQERQRAQQAETMLEQERSRSQALEARLRDMGIDLNQL; the protein is encoded by the coding sequence ATGGTTACACAACTGCAATCTCCCGAAAAAGCAACAATCATCTACCCAGACGATAACGGCGAACCCATGTCAGACAATACCGAACAGTTTCGATTGATCGTTTGGATTAAAGAAAACTTAGAACTGTTATTTGCGAGCATAGCTGATGTTTTCGTAGCGGGAAACTTACTGTGGTATCCAGTAGAAGGAAATAACAAAATTGCTCAAGCGCCAGATGTGATGGTAGCCTTTGGAAGACCGAAAGGTTATCGAGGTTCCTACCAACAGTGGAACGAAGAAAATATTGTACCGCAAGTCGTGTTTGAAATTTGGTCGCGGGGAAATCGGCTGACTCCGATGCTGCAAAAGCTGAGATTTTATGAACAGTACGGGATAGAAGAATATTATCTTTACGATCCAGCAACTGTAGATTTGACTATATGGCAGCGGCGAGAGGATCGATTAGAAGCAGTCGAAGAAGTAAATGGCTGGGTAAGTCCAAGAATGGGAGTGCGGTTTCAAGTATCAGAAACTGAACTGCAAATATTCAAGCCTGATGGAACACCGTTTGTGAGTTTTGTGGAACTCGCTCAACTTCGAGAACAAGCAGAATTAAGGGCTGAACAAGAACGGCAAAGAGCTGAACAAGAACGGCAAAGGGCTGAGCAAGAACGGCAAAGGGCTGAGCAAGAACGGCAAAGGGCTGAGCAAGAACGGCAAAGGGCTCAACAAGCAGAAACTATGCTGGAGCAAGAACGATCGCGCTCGCAAGCTTTAGAAGCTAGACTCCGAGACATGGGAATCGATCTCAATCAATTGTAA